The window CGGCCAAGAAAGCCAGCAGGGAGGAGTCGCGATTGAGCACTGCAGGAGCGTTAGAAATTACCATGGAAATTCTCCACCTCGGTCGTGGTCATCAGCTGCCCACCAGGGACACCACCCACCTGGTAACCTTCGAACACGATGGGCTTCAGGTTTGCCCTGGCAGTGTAGATTGCAGCAGTGTACCCGGCCGGGCCGGAACCAATGATCACCAGGTTCTCCACTCCCTTGCTAGAATCTGCAACAACCAACAGCCACCCAGGTCAATAGCTCATCACGCTTCGCTTTACCTCCGCTGCCTAGCAGCCCACTCTTACTCCGACGGCTCCCATATCAAATGCGGCCAAGCGAGCATCCTATCGTCTATTGCACGAGCAACTCGCAGCTGAGGACAACCCAATCTGAAATCCGAGGCCACGGAAGCAGCAGGAAGGGCGGGAGGCGAACCTGAGGAAGGCGACGCGGCGGGGGTCTCCTCGTCGACCGCGCctacggcgggggcggcggcggcgtgcagcgcCTTGGACGCGCGGGAGGTGGGGAGAGGCCGGCAGGAGGAGGGGGGcacggcccggcggcggcgggaggagggcaGCGCGGACGGGAGTGCGACGGCCACCGCGACACGCGTGACCGCCATCGCGAGCGGCGAGGTGGGGTGAGGCGGCTCGGCTGGCTACTGCATTGGTGGCGGAGGGCGTGGACTGGATGATGGATGGATAGGGGGAGCTCGAGGTGGGTCGAGCATCACGGGACGCACGACGCGGGCTGAAAATCAGGCCCAGCGCCGAGCTCCTCCGTCTAACACCCATCAGCACCACGCGCCAGGCGCGCGGATGCGGAGCGCTGTGGAGTACGCTTCCTCCGTCTAAGGCTGTCCAcaatggcaagagcaagagcaaatttgctcttgcctcgtttcccacgctctctctgtctacagtgccaaacagtgcatctacagtgccaaacagtagatttactcctccatttcctcctatcGCTGTGGACGGTCTAACACCCATCAGCACCACGCGCCAGGCGCGCGGATGCGGAGCGCTGTGGAGTACGCTCGCTTCTTGCTGTATAGTAACTACTAGGAAGGATAGCGAGCTTCGCCGCGCTCGTTCTGGCTGTGCTGCCATGCATCGTAAAAATGATAAGCCGATGGGAGGCTGttagcttttttttcttttgaaatgcTGTTAGCTTAGTTTTATAACACAATAGGAATGATTCCTCAATATGTACAGATACAATCGACAGAGCATGGTCACCAAACAAAAGAACAAATAAAAACAATGCAGTGCAGAACACTAAATCGCCTCTAAGTAAACTTGAATACTGATTTCAAGGATGCACAgatattaaatttatatatttttagcattATCATTGCTCTTCCGGTCAAAAGATGAGCCAATACACAATTGGCAAGAAGCATCATAAATATGACTAATAAATCACCATATCCATTATTACTATGAATAATTCTTAATAGTTTTAAGGAGGCTTCTGTTATGTCACAACTCTCCATGATAAGGCTCTGCAATATTGAAAATATTGAAGGACTCGTGACTAAACCCCTCCTACTACTTGTATTTCAagttagagataagaaatttgcAAGATGAGGTAACAATAGGAAAAAGGTTGGAGAAATGTTTTCTCTTTCCATGTAAGGCAGCTCGGTAGTGGTTTAAAAGCAACCTCAGGACAATCATGGCCCCTCATCCATGTGAATGCTTCAATGTAGATAAATCTTCACCTGGATATAAGGAACGACAATGCAAGTTCCAATATTAATTGTATGCCATGTAAAGAAAAATCTGTAGATAAAATATCTAGTTGCCAAGAAAGAGTTGAATAGCCAGTCACTACATTTTAATGAACATATTCGTGTCCACTTACCTTGTCCCATTGGTCATCGTTGGGCTTCAACTAATCTCACAATATGAACACATGCCACTTAAAGCACACCTATTACAGCTTGTTTTAGCCTTAACCTACAACACAATAACAGACAAACCATGATAAATGATACATAATGATGCCATAGTTACATATTGAAGGCATGGCAGTGAATCATATAAACTCAACCTTCACGGGTCATCAGTTATGCCAGCAAAAGGGGAAAGAAATCAGAGTTACTACCCAAGCTGCTGGCTGAATCTTGCAAACAATCCCTCCGTAGATGCAGCTAGCTATTTGAACGATGCTACCCTTGGTCACCAAATGTAAGAACCAGCACTACGCAAGTTAATTTCATTGCAATCAGTTTGGCTCATCATCACCAATAAAGTACAGCCGACTACTATTCTAAAATTATCAGGTTGTATCAAAAAAAAGATCTTTTAGAGATAAAGAAGCATGCCAATTTAAACCTGCAACACAGTTAAGAGTTCAGTTGAGATAACATTCATACAGTGAGACTGTCATCATAGTAACAAAATCAGGTAGGGTGCTTCTCGCAAAAAAAACAGGTAGGGTGCTTAAATGGAGGCATTAAAACTTGTCTGCACAAATCTGTGAAAGTACACATTGACAAATAACTAACCACTACTATTCTGGTGAATTGAAGCTAATATAGATAAGATGTATTAAGTGTGAATCAGATTCTTTCCTATCTATGTTATACACCGAGAATTTGTTGAGAAATGTAAACATATGTGTGAAATCAATCTATGAGTATAGATAAAAAGGTTCAGCTTAGAAACGGCTTTGTGAACCCATAATAATCTCGTTTTAGTGTCTTTTATGCAGCCTGCAAGTACGCACCATTTCCTATCTGGCCTTCTGCATATCTGAAGAAAAGAGGAGCCCAATGTAGTTAAACAATAAAAGACATATTTTTGTTGCTGAGGAGCTCCATGCGCTCCATTGCTCACCTGATATCATCACAGAATAAAACATAACTTAACAGGTAACTGGGTCAAGTCAGTTTGCACCGTTAATAAAATAGATAATAATAAGGAAATTCTCAACTATTGAACCGTACATTTACACGGTGGTTCACCAATAAAGTAGATGGCAATCACTAAAGATGAATGGTAAATAGCATAATGAATAAAACCGACACCATTCCTCTAAACCTAAGCACCCAGATAACAACAAAGCCTACTTACATTCAGTTCTGTCATCTTCCCTGTTCCCGGGTCCTGAGTTACTGAAATGGATTTGTTGCTACTGGCCTTGTTCTGGTCCTGGCATTTGGCAGCAAGCCTTAGTGTTCATCCCATCCATCAATATTCTCTTGCTTTATGCTAAGAGTTTCTTTCACATACAGCAGTATTCAAGCAAAGCAAAGATAAAGTGTTGGTTGCATTTACCAGACATGTTATCCAGAGTGATCTGATTTCAGGACAGCTCAATGCTTGTTGCACACTACAGTGAGTGCTTTAGATTTGCAGTGGGAGTGCACTGTTGCATGATGCTTTTTGCAGGCAGGATCAATATATGGCAAGTCATTGTTAGGGTTGTTATGA is drawn from Panicum virgatum strain AP13 chromosome 1N, P.virgatum_v5, whole genome shotgun sequence and contains these coding sequences:
- the LOC120655138 gene encoding thioredoxin reductase NTRC-like isoform X2; the encoded protein is MAVTRVAVAVALPSALPSSRRRRAVPPSSCRPLPTSRASKALHAAAAPAVGAVDEETPAASPSSDSSKGVENLVIIGSGPAGYTAAIYTARANLKPIVFEGYQVGGVPGGQLMTTTEVENFHAQGEGRGGRREGFVEVELPRRLRVRWFARGAPRRKATGPTSPPLPFPSEPRRRRTLLPTP
- the LOC120655138 gene encoding thioredoxin reductase NTRC-like isoform X1; translation: MAVTRVAVAVALPSALPSSRRRRAVPPSSCRPLPTSRASKALHAAAAPAVGAVDEETPAASPSSDSSKGVENLVIIGSGPAGYTAAIYTARANLKPIVFEGYQVGGVPGGQLMTTTEVENFHAQGEGRGGRREGFVEVELPRRLRVRWFARGAPRRKATGPTSPPLPFPSEPRRRWRSRRLGGDGRFCQLHKSGPKPIITTGRGEARGPPSMYIAVLAGS